A genomic segment from Solenopsis invicta isolate M01_SB chromosome 5, UNIL_Sinv_3.0, whole genome shotgun sequence encodes:
- the LOC120357689 gene encoding uncharacterized protein LOC120357689, with protein sequence MATSAVHLELATDYSTAGFLAAFKKFCSRRGICATLASDYGTNLVGADAELRRLFSSASKELFNPPAAPHFGGKWEAAVKSTKFYLKRVIGDTLLTYEEFATVLAQVEVVLNSRPICPMSEDPSDIDALTPAHFLTGDPLMLFPEPSLTDVPLG encoded by the exons ATGGCCACCTCTGCCGTGCATTTAGAGCTTGCCACTGACTATTCAACAGCTGGATTCCTGGCCGCTTTCAAGAAGTTCTGCTCTCGTCGTGGGATCTGCGCCACACTAGCAAGCGACTATGGCACCAACCTCGTCGGGGCGGATGCGGAATTGCGACGGTTGTTCTCCTCCGCCTCCAAAGAG CTTTTCAACCCTCCCGCCGCGCCGCATTTTGGCGGCAAGTGGGAGGCAGCCGTCAAATCGACCAAGTTTTACTTGAAGCGAGTTATTGGTGATACTCTTCTCACCTACGAGGAGTTCGCTACCGTTCTCGCCCAAGTCGAGGTCGTACTCAACTCTCGCCCCATTTGTCCAATGTCAGAGGATCCATCGGACATTGACGCGCTCACGCCCGCTCATTTTTTGACGGGCGACCCGCTGATGCTATTTCCAGAACCATCGTTAACGGACGTCCCGCTCGGTTAA